One window of Methanobacterium alkalithermotolerans genomic DNA carries:
- a CDS encoding ATP-dependent DNA ligase: MIEPMLATLVKEKLQLEGKWVIEPKYDGERIIAQRNKDKIDLWTRRHVNAAYKFPEIVEALRRNINSDNWILDGELTVEGGFRQLLKRNVEDKFKIGILSWKMPATYNLFDILHLDGEDLTNKTLLERKGILLKAVYFKEGIDIVPFQEAGDSNWKNRFKEYLDEGFEGVVLKKAHSTYEAGKRSDKWLKVKKQDTVDVYVVGATRSTGSIPFGALILKKDGKFLGKVGTGFSDRDREIILHILKKNQAPLDIELPPEVESELLISTRPLLAEIRVQEMINGSPRAPVWVRFRWD; encoded by the coding sequence ATGATTGAACCCATGCTGGCTACTTTAGTTAAAGAAAAGCTCCAATTGGAGGGTAAATGGGTTATTGAACCTAAATATGATGGAGAGCGAATAATTGCCCAGCGAAATAAAGATAAGATTGATCTCTGGACCCGTAGACATGTTAATGCTGCATATAAGTTTCCAGAGATTGTAGAAGCTTTAAGAAGAAATATTAACAGTGATAATTGGATCCTGGATGGGGAGCTTACGGTGGAGGGTGGGTTTAGACAATTATTAAAGCGTAATGTGGAGGATAAATTTAAAATAGGTATTTTATCCTGGAAGATGCCCGCCACCTATAACCTGTTTGATATTTTACACCTGGATGGGGAAGATTTAACCAATAAAACATTGCTGGAACGAAAAGGCATTTTATTAAAAGCGGTTTATTTTAAGGAGGGTATTGATATTGTTCCCTTTCAGGAGGCCGGGGATAGTAACTGGAAAAATCGTTTTAAGGAATACCTGGATGAGGGCTTTGAAGGCGTGGTTCTTAAAAAAGCACATTCGACCTATGAAGCTGGTAAAAGATCAGATAAATGGTTAAAAGTTAAAAAACAGGACACGGTAGATGTATATGTGGTGGGTGCTACCCGTAGCACAGGTAGTATTCCTTTTGGTGCTTTAATCCTTAAAAAAGATGGGAAATTTTTGGGTAAGGTAGGTACCGGTTTTAGTGATAGGGATCGTGAAATCATACTCCATATACTTAAAAAAAATCAGGCCCCTCTGGATATTGAGCTACCTCCTGAGGTGGAATCTGAATTATTAATTAGTACCCGCCCCCTTTTAGCTGAAATACGAGTCCAGGAAATGATAAATGGATCTCCCCGGGCTCCGGTATGGGTGCGTTTCCGCTGGGATTAA
- a CDS encoding DUF116 domain-containing protein translates to MLLSEFYQLFGQMVFLAGASLIVLLLITLILGKILLKQDKLIFPRLLLFTIDLFYGPFKKFSEIIGLDEKIVDHIGVEVRNKVNQKQFEKIKPQDKLLILPHCLRSLDCEATLESSGLICNHCKKCVIGVLKEKGEEMGYKVFIIPGSTFLQKIAEKNNFKAVLGVACYQDLNLSMMKLARFSPQGVVLSRDGCIKTKVDPKAVLEKMGYNSDKSTEDKSLSPVSSCNTDKPDKRAY, encoded by the coding sequence ATGTTACTTAGTGAATTTTATCAACTATTTGGACAGATGGTATTCTTAGCAGGGGCTTCTTTAATTGTCCTGCTTTTAATTACCCTTATTTTAGGTAAGATATTATTAAAACAGGATAAACTCATTTTTCCCCGACTTCTTTTATTCACCATAGACCTCTTCTATGGCCCTTTCAAGAAATTCTCGGAAATAATAGGATTAGATGAGAAAATAGTGGATCATATTGGAGTGGAAGTCAGAAATAAAGTCAATCAAAAACAATTTGAAAAAATCAAACCCCAGGATAAACTACTGATACTGCCCCATTGTTTAAGGAGCCTGGATTGTGAAGCCACCTTAGAATCATCAGGACTAATATGCAACCACTGCAAAAAATGTGTTATAGGGGTATTAAAAGAAAAAGGAGAAGAGATGGGATACAAAGTATTTATCATCCCGGGATCCACTTTTCTTCAGAAAATCGCTGAAAAAAATAATTTCAAAGCAGTGCTGGGGGTGGCCTGTTACCAGGACCTTAACCTGTCCATGATGAAACTGGCCCGGTTCTCACCCCAGGGAGTGGTCCTATCCCGGGACGGGTGTATAAAAACTAAGGTTGACCCTAAAGCCGTACTGGAAAAAATGGGATATAACTCTGATAAATCAACTGAAGATAAATCCCTCTCCCCGGTAAGCTCTTGCAATACGGATAAACCAGATAAAAGAGCCTATTAA
- a CDS encoding geranylgeranylglyceryl/heptaprenylglyceryl phosphate synthase, producing MKVEAYFKDILKDRKVHLTLLDPEEQSPQEAVEIAQAAIAGGTDGIMLGGSTNDGSELDATAQALQENIDVPIVLFPGNITGVSKYADAIFFMSLLNSTNPYWIIGAQALGAPSVKKIGIEAIPMGYIVVEPGGTVGWVGDAKLIPRKKPDLAAAYAMAAEFMGMRMFYLEAGSGASQTIPPEMIAACKKYTSMSIVVGGGIQDGATAHKIAAAGADFVVTGTVVEKCSDVEEKIREIVEGIHQA from the coding sequence ATGAAAGTCGAAGCTTATTTTAAAGATATTTTAAAAGATCGTAAAGTTCACCTTACCTTGCTGGACCCGGAAGAGCAAAGCCCACAAGAAGCAGTGGAGATTGCCCAGGCAGCTATTGCTGGGGGAACAGATGGTATCATGTTAGGTGGATCCACCAATGATGGTAGTGAACTGGATGCCACAGCACAAGCCCTCCAGGAAAATATCGATGTTCCCATAGTACTGTTCCCGGGAAATATTACGGGAGTGAGTAAATACGCTGATGCCATATTTTTTATGAGTTTACTTAATTCCACCAATCCTTACTGGATAATAGGAGCTCAGGCCCTGGGAGCACCCAGTGTTAAAAAAATAGGTATTGAAGCCATCCCCATGGGATACATTGTGGTGGAACCAGGCGGAACTGTGGGCTGGGTAGGGGATGCTAAATTAATCCCTCGAAAGAAACCTGATTTGGCTGCAGCCTATGCCATGGCTGCTGAATTTATGGGTATGCGTATGTTCTATCTGGAAGCAGGATCCGGTGCCAGTCAGACCATTCCCCCGGAGATGATTGCTGCTTGTAAAAAATACACCAGCATGAGTATCGTGGTAGGAGGCGGGATTCAGGACGGTGCCACCGCCCATAAGATTGCTGCAGCAGGTGCTGATTTTGTAGTAACCGGTACTGTGGTGGAAAAATGCTCTGATGTGGAAGAAAAGATTAGAGAGATTGTGGAAGGTATTCACCAGGCTTAA
- a CDS encoding VWA domain-containing protein produces the protein MRHLKNLIFPFTAIVGQEDIKKALILNAINPGIGGVLIKGDRGTGKTTAVRALADLLPSLEVVKGCPFNCNPHDRDSLCEFCQTPDMEIEEKKMRVVELPLGSTEDRVVGSLDIKKALKEGIKALEPGILAEANRNILYVDEINLLDDHLVDVLLDAAAYGINNVEREGISISHPSKFILVGTMNPAEGDLRPQLSDRIGLHLTVHSILDIKDRISIMHRREQFEKDPEGFKKSFENTQKELQDKIIKARALLPQVTISTELMELIARVCVEAGVDGHRSDIAILKTSKAIASYNQQKEVKYKDVEEAITLVLGERSTGKPQNPQQLKNQLNKAQEDMEKEKKEEESQNQENSSSNGDSSKEEEKNQGEDSAGEEQSQDDDDNTPEEESPGGASNSPEENESNDSKEDSSSPHSGKEEETNDSNKSSSAGNRGPEKEKPFVPNPQEEPLEGSCEEFDIKKMLKMKGKKKKRLYGARVDSKTDKGKYVKSRLYSPSRGDIAIDATLRAAALKSQGEIKVESGDLREKIRKHGARASIALVVDISGSMHSDKKARRVRGIISEIIKDAHRHKDKLTVIGFKGKEAQVIIPTTRRVSSFQEVVGDIQVGGTTPMAAGIKKGVEVLKNEMKKEEYVPLMVLLTDGMPNVGIDQNPAKDALKYAHMIEENHINALVVNFERSKAHGRNMNMELALASGGRYYELEDLQNPGNAMCQIMKYERSHF, from the coding sequence GTGAGACACTTGAAAAACCTGATTTTCCCCTTTACAGCCATTGTTGGACAAGAGGATATAAAAAAAGCACTTATATTAAATGCTATAAACCCGGGTATTGGTGGAGTATTGATTAAAGGTGACCGTGGTACTGGTAAAACCACCGCGGTCCGGGCTCTGGCTGATCTATTGCCTTCCCTGGAGGTGGTGAAAGGATGTCCCTTCAATTGCAACCCCCATGACCGGGACTCTTTGTGTGAGTTCTGTCAAACCCCGGATATGGAAATTGAAGAAAAGAAGATGAGAGTGGTGGAACTGCCTCTGGGCTCAACTGAAGACCGGGTGGTAGGTTCCCTGGATATTAAAAAAGCTTTAAAAGAAGGTATTAAAGCACTTGAACCGGGTATCCTGGCTGAGGCCAACCGGAACATCTTATATGTTGATGAAATCAACCTCCTGGATGATCACCTGGTGGATGTGCTTTTAGATGCTGCAGCCTATGGCATAAATAATGTGGAAAGGGAAGGAATATCCATATCCCACCCCTCTAAATTCATACTGGTAGGGACCATGAACCCTGCTGAAGGTGACCTGAGGCCCCAGTTATCAGACCGGATTGGATTACACCTGACGGTGCATAGTATCCTGGATATAAAAGACAGGATAAGCATTATGCACCGGAGGGAGCAGTTTGAAAAGGATCCAGAAGGCTTTAAAAAATCATTTGAAAACACCCAAAAGGAATTGCAGGATAAGATAATTAAGGCCCGGGCATTGTTACCCCAGGTAACCATCTCCACAGAACTCATGGAGTTGATTGCCCGGGTATGTGTGGAAGCCGGGGTGGATGGCCACCGGTCAGATATTGCCATATTAAAAACCTCCAAGGCCATAGCCAGTTATAACCAGCAAAAAGAGGTAAAATATAAGGATGTGGAAGAGGCCATAACCCTGGTTTTAGGTGAAAGAAGTACTGGGAAACCTCAAAACCCCCAGCAACTAAAAAATCAACTAAATAAAGCCCAAGAGGATATGGAAAAAGAAAAAAAAGAGGAGGAATCCCAGAATCAGGAAAATTCCTCTTCTAATGGTGATTCATCTAAAGAAGAAGAAAAAAATCAGGGTGAAGATTCTGCAGGTGAAGAACAAAGCCAGGACGATGATGATAATACCCCGGAGGAAGAATCTCCAGGTGGTGCATCCAATTCTCCTGAGGAAAATGAAAGTAATGATTCTAAGGAAGATAGTTCTTCTCCTCATAGCGGTAAAGAAGAAGAAACTAATGATAGTAATAAATCATCTTCAGCAGGTAACAGGGGCCCTGAAAAGGAGAAACCTTTTGTACCTAATCCCCAGGAAGAACCATTGGAAGGGTCTTGTGAGGAGTTTGATATAAAAAAAATGCTGAAAATGAAGGGTAAAAAGAAAAAACGTCTATATGGTGCCCGGGTGGATTCTAAAACAGATAAGGGGAAGTATGTTAAAAGCCGTTTATATTCTCCTTCCCGGGGAGATATTGCCATTGATGCCACCCTTCGTGCTGCGGCCTTAAAGTCCCAGGGTGAAATAAAAGTAGAATCCGGGGATTTAAGGGAGAAGATTAGAAAGCATGGTGCCCGGGCCTCTATTGCCCTGGTGGTGGATATCAGTGGATCCATGCATTCTGATAAAAAAGCCCGGCGGGTGCGGGGAATAATAAGTGAAATTATTAAAGATGCCCACCGCCATAAGGACAAGTTAACGGTTATTGGTTTTAAAGGAAAGGAAGCCCAGGTAATCATACCCACCACCAGAAGGGTTTCTTCCTTCCAGGAAGTGGTGGGGGATATTCAGGTAGGGGGAACCACTCCCATGGCCGCCGGTATAAAAAAGGGAGTGGAAGTACTTAAAAATGAAATGAAAAAAGAAGAATATGTACCTTTAATGGTGCTTTTAACCGATGGTATGCCCAATGTGGGTATTGACCAGAACCCGGCTAAAGACGCCCTTAAATATGCCCATATGATAGAAGAAAATCATATAAATGCCCTGGTGGTCAACTTCGAGAGATCTAAAGCACATGGCCGTAACATGAATATGGAACTGGCCCTGGCCTCAGGTGGTCGTTACTATGAACTGGAGGACTTACAAAATCCAGGTAATGCCATGTGTCAAATAATGAAATATGAGAGAAGTCATTTTTAG
- a CDS encoding TatD family hydrolase, producing the protein MEEIPITDNHIHVDPVNGEGPLKVAQKFHASGGRVMIIPNKPSWSCGKPFNYEHAMDLVLEYVDIINQNTPVKAYAVLGLHPAELSRLLESGKSPQEAETLIIEGMEYAQKKVQEEEAVALGEIGRPHYEVSGEEWEIHNQIMVQVMQLAKEVDCPVQLHTESSQEPQFNEFSQMADKAGLKRHKLIKHFSGPYTSREENHGLTPSLIATREVVSEGIKKGNNFLMETDYLDDVTRPGAVLGPKTVPRRTFEFIKKGIMTNEDAFSIHKDNVEKVYGILNDF; encoded by the coding sequence ATGGAAGAAATCCCTATCACTGATAACCATATTCATGTGGACCCTGTAAATGGGGAAGGACCCTTAAAAGTAGCCCAGAAATTCCATGCCTCAGGAGGAAGGGTGATGATCATCCCTAATAAACCCTCCTGGAGTTGTGGTAAACCATTTAATTATGAACATGCCATGGACCTGGTCTTAGAATATGTGGATATAATTAACCAGAACACACCAGTTAAGGCCTATGCCGTGTTAGGACTCCATCCGGCAGAACTATCCCGACTTTTAGAATCGGGTAAATCACCGCAAGAAGCAGAAACACTCATAATAGAAGGTATGGAATATGCCCAGAAAAAAGTCCAGGAAGAAGAAGCAGTGGCCCTGGGGGAAATAGGCCGACCCCACTATGAAGTCTCCGGGGAAGAATGGGAGATCCACAACCAGATCATGGTGCAGGTTATGCAACTGGCTAAAGAGGTAGATTGCCCGGTGCAACTACATACCGAATCTTCCCAGGAACCACAATTTAATGAATTCAGTCAGATGGCGGATAAAGCCGGTCTTAAAAGACATAAACTGATTAAACACTTCTCCGGGCCCTATACTTCCCGGGAAGAAAACCATGGACTCACCCCCTCTCTAATTGCCACCCGGGAGGTGGTGAGTGAGGGTATAAAAAAGGGAAATAATTTTTTAATGGAAACTGATTACCTGGATGATGTTACCCGTCCGGGGGCGGTTTTAGGCCCGAAAACAGTACCCCGCCGGACCTTTGAATTTATTAAAAAAGGGATAATGACTAATGAGGATGCTTTTAGTATTCATAAGGATAATGTGGAAAAGGTGTATGGGATTCTTAATGATTTTTAA
- a CDS encoding 50S ribosomal protein L40e: protein MARFEEAENRLFKIKICLKCNARNPTNAKVCRKCGYKGLRFKAKEPRG, encoded by the coding sequence ATGGCTAGATTTGAAGAAGCAGAAAATAGATTATTCAAGATCAAGATTTGCTTAAAATGTAATGCTCGTAACCCTACCAATGCTAAAGTATGCCGGAAGTGCGGATACAAGGGTTTGAGATTTAAAGCTAAAGAACCAAGGGGTTAA
- a CDS encoding DNA double-strand break repair nuclease NurA produces the protein MLESLLEMALEKKEEILNKVDVFYDVELDPHEKWINQNIKIAPDNVVLSAGDGSIHKKKFLSFIFYAISAETLIYNEELQKIENSQIDLLPHHRFVEDRLRNYMSLYETKNALQALEKGVDYYLFDGSLLGNLIRPFPMDRELKTKTKREIEEEYRHLLLRELDNNLVEISSTNLLDDSNKDTESLIYLENLENLLVIKKLLDYGKKLVAISKTSTRNDYFLSNIPDISLFDRSNKKEGYSHPYYLTVSSQLKREFPILDNYFREKEFTIFYARLEDYKNIIKIELPYHASIDDVENVLGILKRDSVEGYPYLLKKAHHDVVIKKTDLERLSSIMGFLEKDGREML, from the coding sequence ATGCTGGAATCCCTACTGGAAATGGCCTTAGAAAAAAAAGAAGAGATTTTAAATAAAGTTGATGTGTTTTATGACGTGGAACTAGATCCCCATGAAAAATGGATAAATCAGAACATTAAAATCGCACCAGACAATGTGGTGCTATCTGCAGGAGATGGTAGCATCCACAAAAAAAAGTTTTTAAGTTTTATTTTCTATGCCATCAGTGCCGAAACCCTGATCTATAACGAGGAATTGCAGAAAATTGAAAACTCACAAATAGATCTCCTACCCCATCACCGCTTTGTAGAGGACCGCTTGCGAAATTATATGAGTTTATATGAAACCAAAAATGCCCTGCAGGCCTTAGAAAAAGGGGTTGATTACTATTTATTTGATGGTTCCCTCCTGGGTAACCTGATACGGCCTTTTCCCATGGATAGAGAACTTAAAACTAAAACTAAAAGGGAAATTGAAGAAGAATACCGGCACCTTCTTCTAAGGGAACTGGATAATAATCTGGTTGAAATCAGTTCCACCAACCTCCTGGATGATTCTAATAAAGATACAGAATCTCTAATTTACCTGGAGAACCTGGAGAATCTTCTGGTGATAAAAAAGTTGCTGGATTATGGGAAAAAACTGGTGGCCATCTCCAAGACTTCCACCCGTAATGATTACTTCTTATCCAATATACCGGACATATCCCTTTTTGACAGGAGCAATAAAAAAGAGGGTTACTCCCATCCCTATTATTTAACGGTTTCCAGCCAGCTTAAGCGGGAGTTTCCTATTTTAGATAATTATTTCCGGGAAAAGGAGTTCACCATATTTTATGCCCGTTTAGAGGATTATAAGAATATTATAAAAATAGAGCTACCCTACCATGCAAGTATAGACGATGTGGAAAATGTTTTAGGAATTTTAAAAAGAGATAGTGTGGAAGGTTATCCCTATTTATTAAAAAAGGCCCACCATGATGTGGTTATAAAGAAAACTGATCTGGAAAGACTTTCAAGTATTATGGGCTTTCTGGAAAAGGATGGGAGGGAAATGTTATGA
- the polX gene encoding DNA polymerase/3'-5' exonuclease PolX, producing the protein MLNEKVAKILNSIADYLEMEDDFFRVKAYRQAAHSVEVLTTDIETIHQEGELIKLPGIGQHIAGKIEEIIEKGTADFYEKLKEKYPVNFEELRGVEGLGPKTIKLLYQELGVKNLDDLEREAKRHHIRRLKGMGDKKEKALLENIEFARKFKKRSLLGEVLPLAREVKKKIEKLSLADRVEVAGSIRRYKETVGDIDILVITSHPQEVMDYFVSLDLVGEIIVQGPAKSTVRLMGGVECDIRVFDEEVFGAALMYFTGSQELNVEMRKIAISRGMKLSEYGLFKKEDRLAGKTEREIFQALKMDYIPPELRENRGEVEASRRGDLPSLIELKDIRGDVHLHSKWSDGKTGLEEMVEGARKQGYEYLAFTEHTGSLKIANGLDEEKLMQQAREIDHLNDELDDISILKGAEVNIDLDGGLDIKDEVLQEMDVVIAAMHSGLNQGYFDLTRRIVNAMENENVDIIAHPTGRKLQKRKESEVNLNQIFEVAQQTGTLLEVNSNPLRLDLRDMNVKRALEHGCKLVINTDAHSPDQLNNIHLGVGTARRGWAQKKDVVNTLPLKGFLKALKN; encoded by the coding sequence TTGCTTAATGAAAAAGTAGCTAAAATTCTAAATAGCATTGCCGACTACCTGGAGATGGAGGATGATTTTTTCCGGGTTAAAGCCTACCGTCAGGCTGCCCACAGTGTAGAAGTACTAACCACGGATATTGAAACCATACACCAGGAAGGTGAACTTATAAAACTCCCCGGGATTGGCCAGCATATTGCCGGTAAAATAGAAGAGATAATTGAAAAAGGAACCGCTGATTTTTATGAAAAACTAAAAGAAAAATATCCAGTGAATTTTGAGGAACTGCGTGGGGTGGAGGGGTTGGGACCTAAAACCATCAAGTTGCTCTACCAGGAACTGGGAGTTAAAAACCTGGATGACCTGGAAAGGGAGGCTAAAAGGCATCATATCCGGCGGTTGAAGGGTATGGGTGATAAGAAAGAAAAGGCACTATTGGAAAATATAGAATTTGCCCGTAAATTCAAAAAGCGCAGTTTACTGGGTGAAGTTTTACCCCTGGCTCGGGAAGTTAAAAAGAAAATAGAAAAACTTTCCCTGGCAGATAGGGTGGAAGTGGCAGGTTCCATACGCCGTTATAAAGAAACCGTGGGGGATATTGATATTCTGGTTATAACCTCCCATCCCCAGGAGGTTATGGATTATTTTGTCTCCCTGGATTTGGTGGGGGAGATAATTGTACAGGGCCCGGCTAAATCCACTGTACGTCTGATGGGGGGTGTGGAATGCGATATCCGGGTTTTTGATGAGGAAGTTTTTGGGGCGGCCCTGATGTATTTTACCGGTTCCCAGGAGCTGAATGTGGAGATGCGAAAAATAGCCATATCCCGGGGTATGAAACTCAGTGAATATGGCCTATTTAAAAAAGAAGATCGGTTAGCAGGTAAAACTGAACGAGAAATATTCCAGGCCCTGAAAATGGATTACATTCCTCCTGAACTGCGGGAAAATCGGGGTGAAGTGGAAGCATCCCGGAGAGGTGATTTACCATCCCTAATTGAACTTAAAGATATAAGAGGGGATGTGCATTTACATAGCAAGTGGAGTGATGGTAAAACCGGCCTGGAGGAGATGGTGGAGGGGGCCCGCAAGCAGGGTTATGAGTATCTGGCCTTTACCGAACACACTGGATCTTTGAAAATTGCCAATGGACTGGATGAAGAGAAACTGATGCAGCAGGCCCGAGAAATAGACCATTTAAATGATGAATTAGATGATATTTCCATCCTGAAGGGTGCCGAGGTTAATATTGACCTGGATGGTGGGCTGGATATTAAAGATGAAGTCCTTCAGGAGATGGATGTGGTGATAGCAGCCATGCACTCAGGATTGAATCAGGGATATTTTGATTTAACCCGGCGGATAGTAAATGCCATGGAAAATGAAAATGTGGATATAATTGCCCATCCCACTGGTCGTAAGCTGCAAAAAAGAAAAGAATCTGAGGTTAATTTGAATCAGATTTTTGAGGTAGCCCAACAAACAGGCACCTTACTGGAGGTTAATTCCAATCCTCTACGACTGGATTTAAGGGATATGAATGTAAAAAGGGCTCTGGAGCATGGTTGTAAACTGGTGATAAATACGGATGCCCATAGCCCGGACCAATTAAATAACATACACCTGGGGGTGGGTACCGCCCGCCGGGGATGGGCCCAGAAAAAAGATGTAGTTAATACTCTACCCTTGAAGGGTTTTTTAAAGGCCCTGAAAAATTAA
- a CDS encoding DUF367 family protein, whose amino-acid sequence MKVTVYHAEECDRKKCTTFRMAKKGKFKIVNHLNQLPYGALVLNPFSEKSVSPEDRDMVIKRGVAALDCSWKKVKKSAVIFKTSKYHRSLPFLIAANPTNYGKPCILSTAEAIAATFYIVGLKDIAEDIMSHFKWGPHFLILNREILEAYSQADSSLEVVKIQNEFIGGT is encoded by the coding sequence ATGAAGGTTACAGTTTACCATGCTGAAGAATGCGATCGCAAAAAGTGCACCACCTTTCGCATGGCCAAAAAGGGAAAGTTTAAAATAGTAAATCATCTTAACCAGTTACCATATGGTGCACTGGTTTTAAATCCCTTTTCTGAAAAATCTGTATCTCCTGAAGATAGGGATATGGTTATTAAAAGAGGGGTGGCTGCTTTAGATTGTTCCTGGAAAAAGGTCAAGAAGTCTGCTGTGATATTTAAAACATCAAAGTACCATCGGTCGCTGCCTTTTTTGATTGCAGCTAATCCTACCAATTATGGTAAACCATGTATACTTTCCACTGCAGAGGCTATTGCAGCAACATTTTATATAGTGGGATTGAAAGATATAGCAGAAGATATTATGTCCCATTTTAAGTGGGGACCTCATTTTCTAATCCTCAATAGAGAAATATTAGAAGCTTATTCCCAGGCTGATAGTAGTCTGGAAGTTGTTAAAATTCAAAACGAATTCATAGGAGGAACATAA
- a CDS encoding YbjQ family protein — MLESYTSKTHPRDITIVTSNYVPGYRAVKTLGFVYGLTVRSRGLGGQIGAGFRSVFGGEIKEYVHLMEKAREEALNRMLDHARELGANAIISARFDSDEISDIMQEILAYGTAVIIEKEEE, encoded by the coding sequence ATTTTAGAGTCTTACACATCAAAAACCCACCCCCGGGATATAACCATTGTAACCTCCAATTATGTTCCTGGTTACAGGGCAGTTAAAACCCTGGGCTTTGTATATGGCCTTACTGTGCGTAGCCGGGGTTTAGGAGGTCAGATTGGGGCTGGTTTTCGTTCGGTTTTTGGAGGGGAAATAAAAGAATATGTTCATCTTATGGAAAAAGCCCGTGAAGAGGCCCTGAATCGTATGCTGGACCATGCCCGGGAATTAGGTGCCAATGCCATTATCAGTGCCCGTTTTGATTCTGATGAGATTTCAGATATCATGCAGGAAATCCTGGCCTATGGTACTGCGGTAATTATAGAAAAGGAAGAAGAATAA
- a CDS encoding nitroreductase family protein, with protein sequence MSNPKSEKLYEAIFHRKSIRKYKSTSLDDETLSLVRNFLEELIPLDEDIKTEFMLIGPDDIKSLIPLKKAPHYIAAFSENKKGYRVNIGFMLQQMDLFLSSHNIGSCWVGMAQPKKNILEKSNLEEVILLSLGEADEAVHRQDLGEFKRKKLDEISDIEGDNEFLEPARLAPSATNNQPWYFTGNENKIKVYCARSNFIKARVLKKWTPIDMGIALYHLSLHFRVKGKKVEIITDNIKKEEKKGYTHIATLIIN encoded by the coding sequence ATGAGTAATCCTAAATCCGAAAAATTATATGAAGCCATATTCCATCGTAAGTCCATCCGGAAGTACAAATCCACTTCCCTGGATGATGAAACCTTATCCCTGGTCAGGAATTTTTTAGAGGAATTAATACCACTGGATGAGGATATTAAAACCGAATTTATGCTTATTGGTCCAGATGATATTAAGAGTTTAATTCCCCTTAAAAAAGCCCCCCACTATATTGCTGCTTTTTCTGAAAATAAAAAAGGTTACAGGGTTAATATAGGATTTATGTTGCAGCAGATGGATTTATTTTTATCATCCCATAACATAGGGAGTTGTTGGGTGGGAATGGCTCAACCTAAAAAGAACATATTGGAAAAAAGTAATCTGGAAGAGGTTATTCTTCTCTCGCTGGGTGAGGCAGATGAAGCAGTGCATCGTCAGGATTTGGGTGAATTTAAAAGAAAAAAACTGGATGAAATCTCGGATATAGAGGGAGATAATGAATTTTTAGAGCCAGCTCGTCTGGCACCTTCTGCTACCAATAACCAGCCCTGGTATTTCACTGGAAATGAGAATAAAATAAAGGTATATTGTGCCCGTTCAAATTTCATAAAAGCCCGGGTACTGAAAAAATGGACCCCTATTGATATGGGTATTGCCCTCTATCACCTCTCTCTCCACTTTAGAGTTAAGGGAAAAAAGGTGGAAATCATCACTGATAATATTAAAAAAGAGGAAAAGAAAGGTTATACTCATATAGCCACTCTTATCATTAATTAA
- a CDS encoding sister chromatid cohesion protein PDS5 — protein METYSSTQIDQMKLDKDLNGLVKVLQQSDEFLKKEAVRAMGQVGTTACIKYLEKALKDEYPSVRAVALQSIGTLGSQDENTIPEDRIKENIVNLLHDKNWTVRYAAVESLSLLYGEESLDDITPFLLDENPHVKEAVFQAMDNFRKEK, from the coding sequence ATGGAAACATATAGTAGCACCCAAATTGACCAGATGAAGCTGGATAAAGACTTAAACGGCCTGGTAAAGGTACTACAACAAAGTGATGAATTTTTAAAAAAAGAAGCAGTCCGGGCCATGGGCCAGGTAGGTACCACTGCCTGCATTAAATATTTAGAAAAAGCCCTGAAGGATGAATACCCCAGTGTGAGGGCGGTGGCCCTGCAATCTATAGGTACACTGGGATCCCAGGATGAAAATACCATACCTGAAGATAGAATTAAAGAAAATATTGTAAATCTGCTCCATGATAAGAACTGGACAGTTAGATATGCGGCAGTAGAATCATTATCCCTTTTATATGGAGAGGAATCCTTAGATGATATAACACCCTTTCTTCTGGATGAAAACCCCCATGTAAAAGAAGCAGTATTCCAGGCCATGGATAATTTTAGAAAAGAAAAATAA